The Pelorhabdus rhamnosifermentans genome includes the window GTATATGGGGGTTTGAGTCAGAGACAAACCTGGGGATCGTTGATCTTTATATCCATTATTTGCGGCGTAAGTTAGCTCTCTTTGGTTATGATTCCTGGATTCGGACGATTCGCGGTGTTGGTTTTATGTTAAAGGAGTAAAAAATGTTTCAAAGAACCCTTAGAAAACTGACTATGCTCAATGCCGGTGTTTTCTTATTGATTTTTATTTTGTTTGGTTATTTAGTGTATGGCTATGTAGCCCATCAATTATTCTCTGATGTGGATGATGCGTTGCGCTATAAGATGGAAGCAACTCACCTAGTTAACGGACAGATACACCTAATTGCCAATCAACCTTGGCTGTTAGATCCGCAGGTGTTTTTATTTTTGCGGGATTCTGATGGCAATAGTATTCCCTATCATCCGGCTTCACTAGCGGATTTAAATGAACTTCAGACATTTATTATGCAAATGAAAAGTAATCCCCTGAAAGTACAAAAAATTAATGAACATCTTTATCGAGTACTTGCTATGCCTTTTACTGCTGAACAGCAAGTTTTACTTAGACCAGACGGTTCGGAGGCGAAAATTGTTCAGGTCATTGCCCTGACTAGAATCGATTCTGAAGTAGCTATGCTCAAGAAACTATTAAATACACTAGTTGCCAGCCTGATTATGGGTGTGTTAGCGATTGCGATTGCAGCCTATTTTTTGGCCAAACGGGCTTTGGTTCCTATTAAAGCGTCCTGGGATAAGCAGCAGCAGTTTGTTGCTGATGCTTCTCATGAATTACGTACACCATTGGCTGTGATTAAAAGTAATACGGAATTATTACTCCGTCATCCTGAACATACAATTGAACAAGAAAGCATCCGTATTACGAATGTTCTTCGAGAAGCTATGCGCATGAAAAAGTTAGTCGTTACCTTATTGACATTAGCTCGCGCTGATGCTAGTCAATTGGAACTTCAGAAGATACCATTTAATATCGGTGAAGTTATTGCAGATGTTGTTGAACAGTTTATACCATTAGCTGAAATCAAAGGGGTACAGTTAAAATTTTCGGTAGACGGTGTCAATGAGATTGAGGCAGACAAAGAACGTCTATTACAATTATTTGCGATATTACTTGATAACGCGTTAAAATATACGTCAAATGAAGGAACTATTTTGATCCATTGTTATCAAAATGCTAACTTCGTTGTCATTCGGATTGAAGATAATGGCTGTGGAATTGCACCGGAAGATTTGCCCCATGTTTTTGATCGCTTTTTTCGTGGCGATAAAGCCCGTTCGCGTGAAAGTGGCGGAGCTGGTTTAGGGCTAGCTATTGCGGATTGGATTGTGAAGCAGCATGGTGGGAAAATCCAGCTTGAAAGTGAACTTGGACTGGGGACGAAAATAGAAATTTGTCTTCCTGTTAAGAGCGTCTAGTGTATAGACGCTCTTTTTAGTATGCTCCACATTATTTACCATGTGGACTCTAAAGAAAATCAAAAAAAAGGTCACTAGAATAGACATATCAACAGATACCACTTTACTTATACGAGGGGGATCGACAGCTATGTCGAAACAACAGAATCGGAAAAGGATTCTTTCCATTTTAATAACAGGCTGGCTAGTCATGAATGCTTCTTTTGTATTTGCTGCCTCGCCCATGATATCGTTAGATGATAGTGTAGCACTGGCTCTAAAAAATAATCCAGCAATTAAAATGGCTGCTGCTGATAAGGATAAAGCTGTCTGGGGGATTGATGAGGTAAAAGCAGGCGGCTTGCCGACCTTATCTTTAACAGGCAGTGACAGCCGTGGCAACAGTGCGCAGGGTGTTGCAAACGGCTTTAATACTTCTCTTCATTTGAGTATGCCTCTTTATACGGGCGGTAGAGTGGAAGGGCAAATTGATCAGGCGAAACTGAATGCCCATAGCGCCGAATTGGGTGTAAATGCGGCCATGGCGCAGACCAAGCTTGATGCAACAACGAAGTATTTCAGTGTGCTGCAAGCCAAAAATATGGTACAAGTCAACCAGGATGCGGTCGACAGTATGATGGCGCATCTGCAAAATGTCGAGGCTCAATATCAAGTGGGAACCGTTGCCAAAGGCGATGTATTGCAGTCAGAGGTTCAGCTGGCCAATGCTCAACAGAACTTGACAAAAGCTCAAAATGCTCATGCTGTTGCGCAGGCTAGTTTTAACAATGTCATTGGTCAAGCACAAGATACGGAAAATTCTTATCAAGATGATTTAAGCTATGTAAAGGTTGATATGTCACTTGATGACAGTATTCAATTGGCACTTACTAATCGTCCTGAAATCGGTCAAGCTGATGACAGCCTTCGTGCCGCTCAGGTTGGGGTGAATGTAGCTGACAGTGGCCGTTTACCAACAGTCAATTTCACAGGTACGGCAGGAAAATCAGGTAGTGATTTTCCGGGAAATAATAACTGGTCTATAGGTATTTCCGCCAATTGGAACTTGTTTGATGGCGGTGTGACAAAGGCACGCGTAGAAGAAGCGAAAAGTACTGTAGCGAAGGCGACTGAACAAGGCAAGCAAACGCGTGATGCCATTGAATTGGAAGTGCGGCAAAATTATTTAAGTATGCAAGAAGCCGAGAAACGCATTGATACCGCCAAGGTTGCTGTCAATCAGGCGACAGAAAATCTAAAAATTGCTGACGAAAAATATGCTGCAGGCGTAGGAACGAATCTGGATGTGATGGATGCGCAGCTGGCCCTTACGCAAGCAAAAACAAATGTTACGCAGGCTCTCTATGATTTCAATGTGTATAAGGCGCAATTAGAAAAAGCGGTTGGCAGTGCGAATTAAAGGAGGCAAAGCCATGACTATCATGCTAAAAAAAGCGCTCAAATATAAGTGGTGGATTCTTGCCGTGGTAGTCATTTTATTGGCTACTAAGGGAGTGCTGTCCTTTTATACGGCTAAGCCGCAGCAAAGTGCTGCTACGACCATTACAGTCAAGTATGGTGACATTAAGTCCGAGGTTTCGGCAACAGGGACGATCTATCCTGTGAATATGGTTGACGTCAGTTCGAAAATATCGGGACTGATTAAAGAAGTAAAAGTCAGCGAGAATGAAGGCGTTCATGCCGGACAAACCCTCATGGTTCTTGATGATACTCATCTGCAGGCACAGGTAGCTCAGGCGGGTGCGAAGTTATCCAATCTTGCCAGCACGTATGAACGAAATCAAAAACTGCACGCCATTGGCGCTGTGTCTGATCAGCAATTAGATGCAACTTATGCTGATTACAGTGTAGCTCAGGCTGCCTATGATGATGCCATATCACAACTAGATGATACGATTATCAAATCACCTATTGACGGTGTTGTTATTGGCAAGCCGATTCCAGCTGGCCAAGCGGTAGCTCCTGGAATTTCATCTCCCATGGTGCTGCTTACTGTGGCAGATATGTCGAAAATGCAAATTCAAACACAAGTGGATGAATCGGATGTTGGTAAGGTACAGGTTGGGCAAAAAGTTACCTTTACTGTGGATGCGGAGCCAGGAAAAACGTTTACAGGTATTGTTTCAAATGTATCGCAAAAAGCTACGATTCAACAAAATGTTGTTTACTATAGTGCTATCGTGGATGTCGATAACCCCGACGATATGCTCAAACCGACCATGACAGCGCGTGTATCTATTAATGTTGGCGAAAACAATCATGCTCTTGCTGTGCCTCTTTCTGTTGTCAAGCTTGTTAATGGTCAACAGACAGTGGCTGTCGTACAAAATGGTCAAGTGCAAAATATACCTGTTACAACAGGTATTGCCAGTGATGAAAAAATCGAAATAGTGAGTGGCCTATCTGAAGGCGACCAGGTTGTAGCGGTGCAGGCTAAGTCTCAATCGACCAGTAGTGGGCAAGGTGGCGGCAAGGGCGGCGGTATGATCCCTGGTCTGGGCCGCTAAAAAAGGGGGGGCTTATGATGTCAATTCTACTTTCGGATGTCACCAAGGTTTATCAACTAGGTGGTGAAACCGTGAGCGCCCTAGCGGGGCTTACATTGAACGTAAACCCCGGTGAATTTACGGCGATTATGGGGCCGTCCGGATCGGGTAAGTCGACTCTGATGAATATTTTAGGCTGCCTTGATCGGCCAACAAGCGGTTCTTACATGCTGGACGGTCAGGAAGTAGCGAAGCTCTCTGATGATGAACTAGCGGTTACACGTAATAAAAAAATCGGTTTTGTATTTCAAAGCTTTAATCTTTTGCCAAGAATGACGACGTTGCAGAATGTGGCGCTTCCCATGGTTTATGCTGGCGTGGATAAAAAAGAGCGTACCGCGCGGGCTGAACAGGTTCTGACTATGGTCGGACTAAAAGAGCGATTGAATCACCAACCTAATGAACTTTCCGGCGGTCAGCGCCAACGTGTCGCTATTGCCCGGGCGCTCATAAATGATCCCACGATTATCATGGCCGACGAACCGACAGGAAATCTCGATACCAAGTCAGGCGATGAAGTCATGGCCATTTTTTCAGAACTCAATTCCCAGGGACGGACGATCATACTCGTTACCCATGAACCGGATATCGCCGAGTATGCGGGGCGGGTAGTCCATGTTCGTGATGGGGTAATTGAGCGCGACGAATGGAAAGTGGGGTGAGTCTATGTTTAGCGAAAGCATCATCATTGCTCTAGATGGACTTAGGGCGAATAAACTCAGGGCTATGCTCACTATGCTGGGAATTATTATCGGCGTGGGTGCAGTTATTGCCATGGTGTCCATTGGTATGGGTGTCAGAGATAAGGTGGAAAGTTCTATTGCCGGACTCGGCAGCAACCTACTCATTGTGCGTCCTGGGGCTGCTTCGACAGGGGGATCCAGGCAAGCCGCCGGATCGGGTATAACACTAAATGAAAAGGACGCGTTGGCTATTGCCAGAGAAGTGTCTGGTGTCAATTTGGTGGCACCTACTGTAGATCGTTCCTACCAGATAGTATTTGGAAACCAAAACTGGACTACCACTGTCCAAGGTACAACATCTGATATCCTGGGGGTGCGTAGTTTCAATGTACAAGAGGGGGCTTTTTTCACCAATCAGGATATTGACACCCGAGCACGGGTGGCTGTGCTTGGAAAAACCGTGGCGGACAACCTGTTTAACGGTGTAAGCCCCGTTGGAAAAACCATCCGGATTAATAAGGCGCCTTTTCGGGTGGTTGGCGTGCTGGAAGGGAAGGGGCAGTCGGCTGGTGGGGGCGACCAGGATGACACAGTAATCATTCCACTGACGACAGCCCAGGAGCGTCTGCTTGGTATAACCTATGTCCAAAGCATCAATGTTCAGGCTACAGGCACCGACGTGGTTAATCAAGTTCAGGAAGATATTACAACGCTTCTGCGGACTCGCCATAAGCTGCCAGTTACCACACCTGATGACTTTAAGGTGCAGAACATGGTTGCCGTCATGGCTACGGCTGATGCAACTACGGGGATGATTACCTTATTGTTAGGCGTTGTTGCCGCATTATCTCTCCTCGTTGGAGGTATCGGCATTATGAATATTATGTTGGTATCAGTTACGGAGCGTACGCGGGAAATTGGCATCAGGAAAGCGCTCGGGGCTCGGTATAGGAATATCTTGTTGCAGTTTCTTATTGAAGCAGTTGTCATTAGTGTTGCCGGTGGGTTACTTGGTATTGCTCTAGGCATAGGTTCGTCGTATGCAATCTCAGCTGTTGCTGGCTGGAAAACAATTATTTCATCTCTTGCTATTATGGCGGCATTTGGTTTCTCTGTTCTGATTGGCTTGTTCTTTGGAATCTATCCGGCCCGCAAAGCAGCTCTTCTTGATCCCATTGAAGCCTTAAGGTATGAATAAACTCGTTTGTAGTTTATAAAATAAAAACAGTAAGGTGCTGACTGATTTTGCAGTTGGCACCATACTGTTTTTTAGGTAACTTTTTTTTATTGTTATACATAGAATGTAGTATTAGATGGAAAGTGCATGAGGAGGAAAATGTCATGGATGATAGAAGGAAACTATGCGGGTGTTGCAAATTAGTTTTTACTACCGTACCAGCCAATCGGCCGCCAACGATTGCCGTACCATTTTGGGCGCAGGCAACAGCTAAAGGCGTTGTATGTGGTGAAGATAATACTGGTCACATAGAAGTTTCAGCACAAGGATTAGTTCCACTAGGGGTTTATACAGTATGGTTTCTTACCGACAGGGGTACCTTTCCTGCGGCGCCAACTAATGCTGCTTTTACCAGTGATGGGGCGGATCCTAATCGATTAGTTGTCAATAGTAATGGCGTTTTAAATTATTATATTGCCCTGCTTGATTTTAATCCTTTTAAAGGTGTTCCGATTACTGGTGGAACAGCAACGATTCAAGGCGTTGCCATTACCTATAATATTGATCGCACAACGCATGGCACATCGCCAGGCACCATGAATGTGACGGCTTTTGATCAAGTTGTGTCGCCGCTTTGTTGCCCGCGCATGGATTAAATTTATTTAAAAAAAAGCTGTGGAAAACCCCGTATATGAGGGTTTTCCACAGCTTTTTTTTTACGATTACTCTACTAAACAGAAGCCGCCTTGACACATGGAAAGTTCAGTATCAGGATCATGTTCCATGGGTAAATTTACGCGAGTTGTCACTTGACAGTCTGCTTTCATGAAGCGAACATCATGGACAATAAACCGATAAATAACTAAGCTATCCTTATTGTCGTCTTTGAAATAGTGTTTCATTTCAGGAATGTCATGGAGCATCATGTCGCGTATAACCTGAAAAGTAGGTGAGCCTGCTTTTGTTTCATCTTTGATCCGTCCATAGATGTTTAGCACTTGCTGTTTTTTATCCAGAAAGCACAATTCAATGCGTGGATTTTTTTTTAGATCAGACACTTTTCTAGAATCATATCGACTAAACAGCCAAATATGTCCTTCTTGATCAATATAGGGTTTCATGGGCCGAACATGAGGACGATTCTCATCGATTGTACCCATAAAGGCCACTTCTGATTTAATGATATCAATGACTTCACTTTCATACATAACACGATAACCTCTCTTAATAATCATTTTTACTTACTAATTATACTATATATCAATCTTGGTTAATAGGCAAGAAAAATCGAGATGAAAAGGATAATATTGGTTATTTAGATTATGGCGCAAAATAATTTGTAGCATGGAAAGCATGCAGAAATTTCAATTATATACAGGATTAAGGCAATTTCTGCTTAATACTTTTGGTACGGTCAGGGGAAAGTTGATAATATTTATTTATAATTAATTGAATATTATGAATCAGTGTCGTAAAATCAAATTAACCAAAAATTGTTCGGATGTTGCTAAGGTATACAATAGGAGGTAAAACCATGAAGAACAAATCTAATCGGACCCCTGCTGAATGTGAAATTAGGTCTATTTTAGACTCTATTCATGAAGCGGTAATTGCTATTAACAAACAGGGTATCATTAATGTTTTTAACGCAGCGGCCCAGCGGATTTTAGGTATGACGTCTAAAGCTATGCTGGGTCACTTTGCTGTTGATGTTATTCCCAGTTCGCGACTGCATACTGTCTTACAGTCAGGTGTTCCTGAACTAAATCAGCAACAACAAATAGGGCCCATGCGAGTACTTACCAGCCGGATACCGCTCCGTAATCAAGAAAATCGGGTGAGCGGAGTGGTAGCTATTTTTCATGACATTACTGAAATCAAGCATCTTACCGAAGAAATAACGGATATCACGGAGATGAAACTACTGCTTGAAGCCATTATTGATTCAACACAGGATGCCATATCCGTAACTGACCAAGAGGGACGTATTATTCTGGTCAATCCTGCTTATACCAAACTAATCGGCTTAAGTCGTGAGGAGGTACTTGGAAAAACAGCGACCATTGATATTCGCAAAGGCGAAAGTATGCACATTCATGTCATGAAAACGCTTGAGCCAGTACGTTATGTTCCACTGCAAGCTGGACCTCAAGGGAAAGAAATCATTGTCAGCGCTGCCCCCATTATTGTAAACGGTCAACTAAGAGGTAGCGTTGCAGTTGCTCATGACATCTCAAAACTTAGACAACTAACTGAAGAATTAGGGCGGGTAAAATCGTTAGTTCGCCAAATTCAAAGCCGCTATACTTTTGACGATATAGTGGCTAAAAGCCCAATTATGCTGAAAACAGTGGAACGTGCCCGCCGAGCGGCGGTTACACCGGTAACGGTACTACTCAATGGTGAAAGCGGCACAGGCAAAGAGCTGTTTGCTCATGCTATTCATCATGCTAGCCAGCACAAAAGCGCTCCATTTATACGTGTTAACTGTGCAGCTATTCCCGAATCCTTATTGGAAAGTGAACTATTTGGTTATGAAGACGGAGCTTTTACTGGTGCCCGTAAAGGCGGTAGAAAGGGATTTTTTGAGGAGGCTAACGGTGGAACCATCTTTCTTGATGAAATTGGTGAAATTCCCTTAACGACGCAAGTAAAATTGCTAAGAGTATTACAGGAAAAAGAAGTTCTGCGTGTAGGCAGTACAAAACCGATACCGCTTTGTATCCGAATTATTGCCGCTACCAATCGCGATCTGGCAGCAATTGTCCAAAACCGCACCTTTCGTGAGGATCTTTATTATCGTATTAATGTTTTCCCCATAACGATTCCGCCTTTACGCAATCGTATTGATGAGTTGCCTGAGCTGTCGCATTTTTTATTAAAAAAACTGAATGAAGAATACGGCCGCAACGTACAAGCCTTATCACCCGATGCACTTGCTATATTATCAGATTATCAGTGGCCAGGAAATGTACGGGAATTGGAAAATGTACTGGCTGGAGGGATGATTAACATGTTATTTAACGAAACGTTAATGTCGGGCAAAGATTTACCTCAATTAGGATCAAAAGCTCAGGCCCCTATCCTTTCATCCAAAGTCAATCAACCCGATGACATGGCATCACAAATTTTGGCACCAACTCTTGAAGAAACTGAGCGCCGCGTTATTATTGCCGCACTTGTTGAAAATAATGGTAATAGAGTGGCAACTGCAAAGCATTTAGGTATATCTATCCGCAATTTATATTACAAGTTAAGCAAATTTCATATTTCTTAAACCGGAAATATAAAAAATTAGCAGTAGATATTTTAAATCACTAAAAACTTTGGCACAAATCTTGCAAATAATATATTGTAACTTAGTTACAATAAGTAGGCGCAAAAATGTAAAGTTGTATTCATCCCAAGAACAATCGTTTAGTCTCAGCTTACAGTTCATTCTTGATATTATAGCAACTGCAGCTATTTGCACTGCAGATGCTTGCAAATGACTGCAAATAATTGCAGTTATTTCCGTAAAGAAAGGAAATGACATCCGAAAATATCGGGCGTGATTTCCTTTTTAGCCTGGTCAGACTGTTGGCATACTAATTGCATTGTAGTAAGTTTAGAAATAATATTCTAATTAGGAGGAATTGAGATATGAAGATTTTTGATTACATTAAAAAATATCAATATGAGCAATTGATTTTTTGCCACGATCCAGCCGCAGGGTTAAAGGCCATCATTTGCATTCACGACACGACACTCGGGCCAGCCTTGGGTGGCACCCGCATGTGGAATTATGCTAGTGAGGAAGAGGCTATTCTAGATGTTTTACGTTTAGCGCGAGGCATGACTTATAAAAATGCCGCTGCGGGACTCAATCTCGGTGGTGCTAAGACGGTGGTTATCGGTGATCCGAAGAAAGATAAGAGTGAAGCTTTATTCCGGGCACTTGGCCGCTACATTCAGGGTTTAAGTGGCCGTTATATTACCGCCGAAGATGTTGGTACTTGTGTGGAAGATATGGACTATATTAAAATGGAAACCAATTATGTCGCAGGATTAACATCAACAGTCCACTCTAGCGGCGATCCATCACCAGTGACAGCATATGGAACGTGGAAAGGCATCAAGGCTTGCGCGAGCGAAACTTGGGGCAGTGATTCGATGGAAGGCAGGACTATTGCCATACAAGGGTTGGGGCATGTCGGCTTCGCACTGTGCAAGTTACTGCATGACGAGGGCGCCAAATTAATTGTTACGGATATTAACGAAGGCAATGTAATGCGCGCGGTTACTGAGTTTGGTGCAAAAGCAGTTCAGGCTAACGAAATTTATGGCGTCGACTGTGATATTTTCTCACCCTGTGCTTTGGGAGCGATCATTAATGACGATACAATTCCTCAATTTAAATGTCGAATTATCGCTGGTTCAGCTAATAATCAACTGAAAGAAGAACGTCATGGTGATGTTATCACTAACAAAGGCATTCTTTATGCGCCTGATTTTATTATCAATGCCGGTGGTGTAATCAATATCTATGACGAAATGCTTGAGGGAGGCTACTGTCCTGATCGGGCGTTAAGAAAAGTGGAGTCTGTTTATGGTAATGTGAAACAGGTTATTGCCATTTCCAAGCGCGACAAGATACCAACCTACCAAGCTGCCGACATATTAGCGGAAGAGCGTATTAAAACCATAGGCCGAGTGAGGAAAACTTATCTGTAGATAGGAAAGGCTTACAAGACTATTTAATCTTGTAGTCCTTGCATGGGCCGATTTACGTGCTGAGCGTGCGGCGGCTGAGGCAGTCGATTAATTCCATATTGTATTAGGGTACAGGTATTTACTTTTTGGTATTTTTTTCTTTGAATAAGTTTTCATATAACGTCAAATTATAACGGTAGGCTTCCTAAAAAATATTATTGGAGGTGCCTGTCGATGGGAAAAGTGATGTCGGAAGAAACGAAATATAAATTAGCACACGATCTTGGTTTTGGCGAGAAAGTCGAAGACAATGACTGGAGCGATGTTACTACGGGTGAAGTTGGCTCGATGGTTAGAGAAGCCATCAAACGTGGTAGCGAAGTAGTAGAAAAAGAAGCGCAAGCGGAAAATGGTGTAGCTCATCAAAATGCTAAATAGATAAAGATGACCTGAAGTTATTTGGACTTCGGGTCATTTTTTGTTGCGTCACATGCCTGCCATTGGTGCCATGTGACGCAACAATCCTCTGTCTCGGTTTAGACCGGAGTAGAGGATTGCTTATGTTTGTAAAACATTCTATAAAGAAAAAACTGCTATTTATCACTAGCAGATTTTTTGGCGTATTTAAGGCGGATAAATTTATTTAGGTGCATGGAAGCTCTTCCGCCACAACAACGGTTTTTATATTTTCCGTTGGGCGGATAGTCCGTTTTATTTACTTTCTCACTGGTCTGATATACTTAAAAAACCGTTCCGGATTGTGATAAAAGTATATTATTCTACCGGGGGAAGTATCAAAGCAGTAGCCAGTGCCTGCAAAATCAAAAGTTGCCATTGCCTTTTCAATTTTTTCCTCTACTCTACGATTTTCCTGCTCATAATCAAATGGCCCATGTTCAAAAACAATATACTCGGCCTCGGGAACATCAATCATAAGCATTTGTGGCGGTACTTCGCCTTTATAATCTAAAGGAAGACGTGTACCGTAACACTCTGTGCGTGGAATACCCCAATCGCAGAGTCTGCCGTCCGGGTCGTTAATGTACGCCATAATCTGACCGCTGTCGCCGTTAGATTCGCTCCCGCCATCGTCATCCAATTTGCCCTTGATACTATCGAGTAAGCCGCAAATTGTTTCACAGTCCTGTCCCGGAATAAGACTTTGCTTTTGCCAAAAATCCCAATACCCATTACTCTCATAGTTCTTAATGTGCAAAAATTTATGTGCGGGAATGGTTACAAAATAAATTTTAATATCATCTGTAGATTTCATCATACCAATCTCTCCTAATCCTAAAAAGTAGCGGTCGAAAGGGTTTATTTTTGTACGAAGAACGACAGGCTTAGGCTTTTTTCGGTATTCACTTGGAGTTACACCATATGTTCCCTTGAAAGCTCTGGTAAAAGCTTCATGTGATGAAAAACCATAATTAAAAGCAATATCCAAAAGGCTTTTTTCACTATCCCGAACCTCTTTTAGTGCAAAGGCTAATTTCCTATGCCGCAGATAATCCCTAAATTGCATATCCGATATTTCTTTGAATTTTCTCGTTGTATAAAATTCGGAATAACCCAACCTGCGAGAAAGAAAGCGTAGTGTCAAGGCTTCATCATTATAATTTTTAATACATTTGTCAATTTCATCAACGATTATTTGAATTTGTTTCTTCC containing:
- a CDS encoding ABC transporter permease; the protein is MFSESIIIALDGLRANKLRAMLTMLGIIIGVGAVIAMVSIGMGVRDKVESSIAGLGSNLLIVRPGAASTGGSRQAAGSGITLNEKDALAIAREVSGVNLVAPTVDRSYQIVFGNQNWTTTVQGTTSDILGVRSFNVQEGAFFTNQDIDTRARVAVLGKTVADNLFNGVSPVGKTIRINKAPFRVVGVLEGKGQSAGGGDQDDTVIIPLTTAQERLLGITYVQSINVQATGTDVVNQVQEDITTLLRTRHKLPVTTPDDFKVQNMVAVMATADATTGMITLLLGVVAALSLLVGGIGIMNIMLVSVTERTREIGIRKALGARYRNILLQFLIEAVVISVAGGLLGIALGIGSSYAISAVAGWKTIISSLAIMAAFGFSVLIGLFFGIYPARKAALLDPIEALRYE
- a CDS encoding ABC transporter ATP-binding protein — encoded protein: MSILLSDVTKVYQLGGETVSALAGLTLNVNPGEFTAIMGPSGSGKSTLMNILGCLDRPTSGSYMLDGQEVAKLSDDELAVTRNKKIGFVFQSFNLLPRMTTLQNVALPMVYAGVDKKERTARAEQVLTMVGLKERLNHQPNELSGGQRQRVAIARALINDPTIIMADEPTGNLDTKSGDEVMAIFSELNSQGRTIILVTHEPDIAEYAGRVVHVRDGVIERDEWKVG
- a CDS encoding small, acid-soluble spore protein, alpha/beta type — encoded protein: MGKVMSEETKYKLAHDLGFGEKVEDNDWSDVTTGEVGSMVREAIKRGSEVVEKEAQAENGVAHQNAK
- a CDS encoding pyridoxamine 5'-phosphate oxidase family protein, with amino-acid sequence MYESEVIDIIKSEVAFMGTIDENRPHVRPMKPYIDQEGHIWLFSRYDSRKVSDLKKNPRIELCFLDKKQQVLNIYGRIKDETKAGSPTFQVIRDMMLHDIPEMKHYFKDDNKDSLVIYRFIVHDVRFMKADCQVTTRVNLPMEHDPDTELSMCQGGFCLVE
- a CDS encoding Glu/Leu/Phe/Val family dehydrogenase, whose amino-acid sequence is MKIFDYIKKYQYEQLIFCHDPAAGLKAIICIHDTTLGPALGGTRMWNYASEEEAILDVLRLARGMTYKNAAAGLNLGGAKTVVIGDPKKDKSEALFRALGRYIQGLSGRYITAEDVGTCVEDMDYIKMETNYVAGLTSTVHSSGDPSPVTAYGTWKGIKACASETWGSDSMEGRTIAIQGLGHVGFALCKLLHDEGAKLIVTDINEGNVMRAVTEFGAKAVQANEIYGVDCDIFSPCALGAIINDDTIPQFKCRIIAGSANNQLKEERHGDVITNKGILYAPDFIINAGGVINIYDEMLEGGYCPDRALRKVESVYGNVKQVIAISKRDKIPTYQAADILAEERIKTIGRVRKTYL
- a CDS encoding TolC family protein codes for the protein MSKQQNRKRILSILITGWLVMNASFVFAASPMISLDDSVALALKNNPAIKMAAADKDKAVWGIDEVKAGGLPTLSLTGSDSRGNSAQGVANGFNTSLHLSMPLYTGGRVEGQIDQAKLNAHSAELGVNAAMAQTKLDATTKYFSVLQAKNMVQVNQDAVDSMMAHLQNVEAQYQVGTVAKGDVLQSEVQLANAQQNLTKAQNAHAVAQASFNNVIGQAQDTENSYQDDLSYVKVDMSLDDSIQLALTNRPEIGQADDSLRAAQVGVNVADSGRLPTVNFTGTAGKSGSDFPGNNNWSIGISANWNLFDGGVTKARVEEAKSTVAKATEQGKQTRDAIELEVRQNYLSMQEAEKRIDTAKVAVNQATENLKIADEKYAAGVGTNLDVMDAQLALTQAKTNVTQALYDFNVYKAQLEKAVGSAN
- a CDS encoding efflux RND transporter periplasmic adaptor subunit — protein: MTIMLKKALKYKWWILAVVVILLATKGVLSFYTAKPQQSAATTITVKYGDIKSEVSATGTIYPVNMVDVSSKISGLIKEVKVSENEGVHAGQTLMVLDDTHLQAQVAQAGAKLSNLASTYERNQKLHAIGAVSDQQLDATYADYSVAQAAYDDAISQLDDTIIKSPIDGVVIGKPIPAGQAVAPGISSPMVLLTVADMSKMQIQTQVDESDVGKVQVGQKVTFTVDAEPGKTFTGIVSNVSQKATIQQNVVYYSAIVDVDNPDDMLKPTMTARVSINVGENNHALAVPLSVVKLVNGQQTVAVVQNGQVQNIPVTTGIASDEKIEIVSGLSEGDQVVAVQAKSQSTSSGQGGGKGGGMIPGLGR
- a CDS encoding sensor histidine kinase gives rise to the protein MFQRTLRKLTMLNAGVFLLIFILFGYLVYGYVAHQLFSDVDDALRYKMEATHLVNGQIHLIANQPWLLDPQVFLFLRDSDGNSIPYHPASLADLNELQTFIMQMKSNPLKVQKINEHLYRVLAMPFTAEQQVLLRPDGSEAKIVQVIALTRIDSEVAMLKKLLNTLVASLIMGVLAIAIAAYFLAKRALVPIKASWDKQQQFVADASHELRTPLAVIKSNTELLLRHPEHTIEQESIRITNVLREAMRMKKLVVTLLTLARADASQLELQKIPFNIGEVIADVVEQFIPLAEIKGVQLKFSVDGVNEIEADKERLLQLFAILLDNALKYTSNEGTILIHCYQNANFVVIRIEDNGCGIAPEDLPHVFDRFFRGDKARSRESGGAGLGLAIADWIVKQHGGKIQLESELGLGTKIEICLPVKSV
- a CDS encoding sigma-54 interaction domain-containing protein, with protein sequence MKNKSNRTPAECEIRSILDSIHEAVIAINKQGIINVFNAAAQRILGMTSKAMLGHFAVDVIPSSRLHTVLQSGVPELNQQQQIGPMRVLTSRIPLRNQENRVSGVVAIFHDITEIKHLTEEITDITEMKLLLEAIIDSTQDAISVTDQEGRIILVNPAYTKLIGLSREEVLGKTATIDIRKGESMHIHVMKTLEPVRYVPLQAGPQGKEIIVSAAPIIVNGQLRGSVAVAHDISKLRQLTEELGRVKSLVRQIQSRYTFDDIVAKSPIMLKTVERARRAAVTPVTVLLNGESGTGKELFAHAIHHASQHKSAPFIRVNCAAIPESLLESELFGYEDGAFTGARKGGRKGFFEEANGGTIFLDEIGEIPLTTQVKLLRVLQEKEVLRVGSTKPIPLCIRIIAATNRDLAAIVQNRTFREDLYYRINVFPITIPPLRNRIDELPELSHFLLKKLNEEYGRNVQALSPDALAILSDYQWPGNVRELENVLAGGMINMLFNETLMSGKDLPQLGSKAQAPILSSKVNQPDDMASQILAPTLEETERRVIIAALVENNGNRVATAKHLGISIRNLYYKLSKFHIS